The following nucleotide sequence is from Trifolium pratense cultivar HEN17-A07 linkage group LG2, ARS_RC_1.1, whole genome shotgun sequence.
taaaaataaaggagtcctaaagtcaaattttttggttaaattttggaccaaatacattctattttttttatacttttttgttgatatttagTTACAAATGAAGTACTTTTGAATTCTTTAAAGTAAAGTATATATGATTATCTAATATTCTTAAGacttactgttttttttttatgtacaaacttaatgtttttttttatcccattatagtattaaaaaatggtttttgCCTCGGGATTTAATTTTCTTATGAATTTTGGTCTCTCGTCTCACTTTttggttatttatttatttatgtaacaTTGAATATAtccatgttttgttttttttttttttgactcaaaataaggatattcattcattccaataattgatacagTACATCacatgcaaatacaaattcaacatagctaaaaacaaaaaggatgaaactgcaaacaatctcacagcatccatgttaatagcatacaacggcaattgcaatatgcctacaaataatataatatgataaaagtcaccagaatgtccatgcttccggatctgcaacgatgatgcccaaatcattgatcgaatctgcaattgattgaaatcTACCTTTCAAAATGAACcaaacgaacaccgcaacaagacgGACAAACAAACGCCGTAACAATGACGACCACCGACAAagcgccgcactcagacgacgaaatcacaaaacaagaaaaacaaaactaaaaaacttaatttatgtgaaatcacttatttaaatggaaagaaaataaaaaaacaacttagaggggtgattttgggtcaaaaattgacccaaaaaccacccctccttggtggatgatgaagaagaaaagcaaAATAGGGTTAGAAGAGAGGGGGAGCGGCGGCTGTTATGCTTCTGGTCTGAAGGTATTATTGAATATATCCATGTTAGTATGTAAAATTCTATCCAATAAATGTTGACACATCATAAATGAATAGATcatatcataaattttttttctttttgataaacCATCAATTATTTTATGAGGACCTAAAATGTAGCTATGTAAAAAGATGGCACAATTTGAACATGGTATAACTTACATTTTgggacaaacaaaaaaaaaaattaaaaatcaacaaatttaaaatgataCAACAccattacaattttttaaataaaataaaacaaaaaaataacaattatacatcatacaatattaaaaaaataattttcataaaaaatatcaaaaagtaaataaatacaACACATACCGTCGGTGTAAATAATTTGCAGCCTCCCTTGTTgatattcttatttttcttacaaGATGACCCTTCTTtcaaaacaaacacacaaaatgaataaaatcctacaataacaaaataaaaaagcacAACTTACGTGCAAACAGTGCAATAGGACACTAAATTCATTGGTCTTTGACActaaattcatttcttttttgagtttttttaaatacaataaAGTTGTGAAATAAATGTgaatttttaaagttttttattttatggaaactctattttaatgttaataatgtaaaaaaaatctatatttacTATTTCCCTGAAAGAGAAAAACATTAAGTTGTaccataaaagaaaaacattaaaaactcgATTTCTCCTaaacattattttaaaatacgaATTAATCATATATACCTTTCTTTATATATTTAACAAGTATTtcatttttggtcaaaaaaaaaaaaaacaagtattttttttttggtacataaaacaAGTATTTCATTTGTtacataatataaataaaaagtatttgaaaaatcaaatatatttgatctaAAATTTAGACAAAAGACATTTGATTTTAAGCTGTCTTTTATTACCCCCATCATTTTAGCTTAGACATATCTACTATTATCTTTAATGTCATTATGCTCTCGGTTTAAATAGAAAAAGATCtctttttatttacattttattaaAGAGTTAGTAATTAAATTacgtaaaattatttaatagaaatttgtttgataaaaataatattattttcatgGAAGAATTAAGAGTATTAAGACATAAAAGTGATTAGAATACATCTCAACTAGGTTGACAACCTTAGTAGCACTAATTCTCGGCCTCTTTTCtcatataaaagaaaaacaataaaaacaaaagcaaaGGAAAAAAGAATGGAAAACAAAGATAGATATAGCACTAATGCGGACGTTTGTgagcataaaataaataaaatcataaccTTTTGTTCTTGCTCTATGGTTCTTTGCACCATCGTTCTTCCTAGCCAACAACAACACTACAACaaccaaaataataaattaacataGATCTAAAACTGAGTTAGaacataaaaatacataatcTAAAATAAACAGAATAAAAAAATCCTAGTAAAATAGAGAGAGGCGAATGAGAGAGAgatggttgtattgcaaaaaccaattaaaagaaatgaaaCGTACAAGACAGAAAGAGATCGGTGGCCGCCGTTTGCTTTGATAGGGTTAGGAAAGGAAGAGTATGGAAGAGGCTGAAGTGAGTGcctttttaaagaaaataaattaggaTTCGCATTGGGCCAAAACAATTGGGCCTGATTTAGAATAATAGTAaagtaatataatatataaattaataagaaaaattttcCTTCCCCTACATTCAACCCTTCACCCCCACAAGCCACCCACATTTTCATTTACCCCTTTTACTATTTAACTTTTCACACTTTTATTTTAACCCTTCATTTCTACTTTTCCACATGATTTCTAGTTTGTAACGTGTGCCCAAAAATATTGGAACAATGTCATAAAGTATCTCGGTtgctatttttttaaacttttgttgtttctttgttgttgttttacatatatatatggCGAATATAAAATTAGTGGTGTGGAGATATCATTAGATTATGCTCATGTCCACCGGAAAAAATTAAGCAAGGCAGGTCCACTATAGAATGACCAAAAGATGGATATAAGTTGGACATGGCTCACGCAATATATGCATTGTGGAGACAATTTCGGTCACTTGATATTATTGGAAAAAGTGAATTGAATAGTAAGGTGTGTGAACTTGCTTATCCAATAACTACAAGTTCAATGTGTCGACCAcctgaaaaaattaaaatcaaagcaTGAGTGAAGAAAGATAGAGACAAAGCACCAAAGGGATATAATGTTTATCGTGATATCACATACTTTGACCATGTGGACAAAgaatattttgattctcaaagATCGTCGAAGAGGGTGTGTACGCAACCATCTCAATCCTCTCAGAAACAACTATCTCGGGTCTCTTAAACCTAGAGCTGATACACTTGACATCTGGCTCGGTGGAACGATGACAAGCGGTTCCATGGTCCGCCTTAGAAACATGCCTCATTATCACAAAACAGTACTTGAAATTCTTCAGTGACTCGCCATAGTTTTCAAACAAGTGGTGATTATTCTTCTAAAAAAGAGATGAGATCTTGATGTTGTTGAGGGCCAGCTACTACCCACTTCAAAGAGAAGAGATGAAATAAAATCTTTAGGTGGTATGGAACACCTGAATGTTCATAGACTGCGACGTAAGTGCACGGGAGAGAAATAATGAGGATGAAATTGAGAAGGAGCAACAACCAGATAGTTCAAAACCTTCACTTCAAAATCTCCAAAATGGTGATGAAACCTCATTTCCCAGAAAATAATACCATACATATTCTATCGAAAGGACCGGAAATATTGGCGGACCAACCATGAAAATTTCCCACATGATATTGAGATGGAGGAGTAAAGGAATATAACCCTCAGGTTCATTATAAATGCAACGTGTACGCAAAATTTCATCACGAACAAATGAAAAAGTCTTCCTGATTTCTAGAGCAACTACAGGACCATTCTTGGGATAAGAAGCCCGTCAATATATTATGAAGCCTTAGCCAAGGGCCCATTTGTGAGCTGGACCGAGTCAACCAATCCACAGTTAGCAAAGTAGATGTTAGGAGTCCCACATCAAGTAGATATAAGTACTTAATGTGGTGCTTAAACCATGAGGCTCTTCCACATATTAAACCAGTCTTTTAGGTTGAATTTTCCTCATGTGATTAAATCTTAAcgggttgaattgtgttaaacTTTTTCTAAGTTTTTGATTTCTAAACACTTATAAGCTCCTGAATGACTTAAGAATTTTATGAAGTGTGAGATAAAAAGAGTTTGTAGCGGATTAAAGAAGCTAAAAGAAAGATAGAAGAGAGAACAGAAGCAACTTTATACTGGTTCATCTCACAAATCGAGAGTAGTGCAATCGTCtggcacttccaagggagttccaTTATAATCAATAAGATTATAAATGCTCAAGCACCAAGCAAGAGACTTCCTTTGCTCAAACACATAGTAAAAGACTTTCTTTTGCTCAAACACCAAGTAAGAGACTTCTACAATCTAACTTATACAAATTAGATTACTTCAGTTTACACTTGATATACAATCAAATGTGTATACAATAAAGCTCAGGTTCTGACTCTAAACTTAAAGAATTTCTAagatacaaaaaattataagaaattcTAAGTACAAGATTATGCTTTTGAATTTTGACAGAGTTTTAATTAAATGCATTCAGAGTCGACACCAATCTTCAAGATTTTAACTCCTTATATAGGCCAGTAAGAAGAACGTTGGTGAGATCTTGCACAATCTTTGAGTCGCTGAGAGGCTTGATCGGAGGCATTGCTTGATACGGATAATGTCGTTGAAAAGATATTTGAAATCCATTGCAGTATATAGAAAATATCTGCTCATTCCAATTGCTTGTGAAGGACTTTGCAGGTTTCTTCACGTGATCAGAAAAAGACAAACTTGACTTTTGACCCGAAAAGTGACATTACATAGGCTTCTGATGTTGATGTGTCACTCCAGGTCTGACTTCATAAGTCAACACTTCAGAGCTTAACTACTTCAGGTTCTGATGTCTTCGGGTTCTGAGCTTCAGGACTTAAGCTTCTCTTCTCAAATGGCTTTCAGCTCTATATATATGTTCTTTGACATATAAAATTCTTAATTTCTTTATAAGAATATTAATCTATGGTCATGCACACTTGAACGTACATTAGCAAATCCAATTTATACTTTAATACTCTGTTATCATCAAAATTCAAGAGTTAATTGTTCACGAacaaattttgttccaacacactCATTACAAGTGATTACAAGATATAGTACAAGagattaagggtccgtttgatctgctaaaaaataagggactggacagaaCAATtgtagttgtactgtgtttgattgtaaaactgtttcaggaactggacaaactgggaggcaatggacaggacaaaaacagaattttttgtccctcactaaaccacagcacaactttttgtccgcagtacaagttgtctaaaatgtcaaaataccattttattaacaaaatatcgtataagacaaaaaaatgttcaatatcccaaaagtttgttctgtgctgtgctgttctgtcatgtattgtgttgttctgtcttgtactgttctgtccagtacttaccctttaacaaatcaaacacaccctaaaagTTTTTCATCTAAAATTTTTTCAAAGAGAAAACTAGGGCttataaattgaaagaaaaaccGACCAATAACCCATTGATTTATATTAATGTTTGTCCCGCTAATTAAGCAAATTGTTTATACCTAAGCAACAACTTCCCATGTGCCATATGCCCTTCCCAAGATCAACATAAAAGACAAATGCCCATATTTTCTTCCATGTGTTCACTCAAATTTGATTGGTTATGCTTGTTCCCTCAAGGCTAACTTTTTTGTAACACAAGGTCGGCTTGTATATTATTAATGCCTTCTAATTTgtcattttcattaaattttttatgactcaattatttttattttatttgttatttttcataCTTTCTAGTACTATATAAGTACCTAACCACATAAACATCTCTTACTAATTCCTCTACTTTCAAATCttccaaaaagaaacaaaagggtTTAATTgtgagagaaaagaaaacaagaagatgatgaagttGAAGTCAAAGAGGTTTTGTAGAAGCATTTCAAAGCTTGGTATTGGAAACAAAGTAGCAACTTCCACAATTAATGATCCAAAGGATTGTGGTGAAATCAAATGGGAACTTAGGCCTGGTGGCATGCTTGTACAAAAAAGAGAGAACAACAAAAGTGTTGGGGAAATTATCACAATTAGAGTCTCAACTGTCTCAAAGTGGCATGATATTTCTATTGAGGAAACTTCAACTTTTGGTAAGTCTAATCCCACCCCCTCCACACTTTAATAATTCACATGCAATAACTAATTTTGTATATAAATCTCAATAATTTTTTGCTTAGTTGAACAAAAGAAAGTTTAACTTTTGTGCATTAGTATAAAATTGTACATTATACAATTAATTTTCAAGTGTGAATTTAACAAATTTGTagtctaaaaaaaatcaaaatttgtagTCAAGGTTTATTGAGTTGAGGTGGTTAATGAGAGAATTTTGAATATTGACTTTTAATTGGGCCATTTTAATAAgtttaaacaaagaaaaaaaaattgtgaataaatTGTAGTAATTTGCAACTTTTGTTTTGGTTACAAAcccaagtttttatttttgaaccaCTTCAATTAGTAGTTAatgaatcattttttttttgacaaaaattaataaatcgTAGAAGTCTTACTTTTGTGCATTATAATACAGCTATAAAAGTAACTCTAAAGTTTAATACTTCCCtttcttaattataagtaaattttcattatttggaTTCATTGAAAAACTTGTATATTTGGTTTattctaaaaagtaaaaatttgctTTTAATTAAAGCCGAAGGAAGTATTAAGTATATTTCAAATGATAAAAAGCTATATCCATATTTGATCATTTCAAAATGTGTTGATAAATGTTGACAAAATTAAGCTATATccatttttttcacattttttttcttcatattattaagtattatatttcactttttcacatgataaaaatattgacaaaatttgttaataaatttcAGGAGAATTGAAAATGGTTTTGTCACTTGTAACAAATCTTGAGCCAAGAGAACAGAGGCTTCTCTATAGAGGTAAAGAGAGAGATGACAATGAATTTCTTCACATGATTGGTGTTAGAGACAAAGACAAGGTTCTACTGCTAGAAGATCCAGCTATCAAGGAAATGAAGCTACTTGGTTTGGCAAGAGGACAATCTATTAACAATCCTTGTCCTACAATCCGTGTATAATATCTACCGTCTGATTTTAATCGAACAATCACTAATATCTTAAATATGTGAATATGAGATCTCCTGATGGATCCGAATTCATGATTCACTCAAGCTAATTTCTTAAACTCTTAATTAGTACTAACAAGAAAAGAACAAAAGTGATGTTAAGTTTAATGTAATGTTTTTTGAGAAAGTTTAATGTAATGTTAATGATGGGTCTTTCTTCACTTTTGTTAGTTTCACTTAGAATATAGGGACTTAATTATGTACTTATCTAGTTGTTGGACCtttgtttcattttaaattGTGTAAGCTGTTGCAATGCCATGTTATGTTGAAGAGTttggttattattaataaaagtgtGTTGATTCCTTTTGTATTATAagtacaattttatttatttttaatattggtTGTTGCATTgttattcaattattattattattattatattataataatataatgccATGCGTGCACGCCGACACTATAAAGATTAATTATACTAAAGTTCAGGTGGAAGCTTTACTAAGGTTGGGACAATGTCTCATAAAAAATGGCAGATTATCATGTTTTGAAAAGATAATTTGTTAGTGCTCTGCAAGAGCTCAAAGTGGGAAACATAAAAGTTTGATGGCAGGCATGAAGTCTCTTACATATAAATTCAACTCATGAAGTTTAAATTTAGTTAGTTGGTTTACCtatgattggcgctgaacttgttAGGCAGAACTATAGTTTGATCCTTCGCAACTGCGATTAGAAGGTGGTTGAAACCACTTAATATCAGAATTGACCCCCCCGAACCAcattaaactggtggtaaaaagctaaaaaaaataaacttagaaATAGTTTTTTAAAGTTGTgctcttaaaaatttaaattttagattttttaatatatatttgctttcatttcaatttttagtTCTTAACAAGTGTTTCTGAAACATTTATTAGTAAGATATAAATGCAATGTTGATGCCTCCTTCGCAAAACAACGAAATCACATTGGTTTTGACATATGTATAAGAGATGATGAGGGTCAATTTGTGTTTGGTAAAACAATGCGGTCTTTACCTATATGAGAAGTGGATTTAAGAGAAGCTTTGAGATTGTTACATGTTATTAATTGGGTGCATGAACTACAATTGGAAGAAGTCGATTTTGTGTTGGAGTCGAAAAAAGTCGGTGATTATTTTCACAAAGGTCAAAATGATGTTCCAGaatttggtgttgttttgaaTGAATGCAAACAAGTTTTTAGTTTGTATTTTGAAAACTCTCATATTGAGTTTGATAGGATATGAGACAAGCAAATGAGTCAACTCATGCGCGGGCAAGAGTAGCCACATCTTTAGCTACTATCACCTCTAATATTTTCATTGATGTACCAACATATATCAAccatattattatgaatgaaatgctataagtaTTTCAAGTCAAATTAATGTGTCTTTTCGCGTATTCCCAAAATATCCTGATTGCTACTTTAAGTTGTGAACTCAGATCATATCTTATAACGTGAGCGACAATTTCTTTTGGCTTAATCCCCAAGTTTGCACTCGTCATGCTCggattaaaaaattatacaaaaatacaGTTCACTATTTAAAGTGTAAACTCAATTCACTACTTAATGTACGAATTCAGTTTGTGCTTTAACTAATGAACCTTATATAAATCTAATCATTTTATCCCCCTCACCCCCCACCCACCCCACCCCACCCGTggaaatattttgaatgaaatacCATATGAGCGACTGATTGAAAAATGACTATGTCACAACTCCGTATATTGATTGGCCACTAAAGTGACCATGACATAACATCCAAAATCACAAGCACCGTAGAATTCTATAAATTGAAACctctttttttactttttaaccCACTTACTCATATaatgtttcattcaaaatatttttcatgGGGTTAAGGAAAGGTTCGGATTTTAACTTTCGAATTTGAACGGagtttcattcaaaatatttttatagagGTGAGGGAgacaaaaaatattagatttttataaagttTGCTAGTTAAAGTGCGAACTTGGTTCTCACTTTAAGTAGTAaactatgtttttttgtttttttatttttcagattttGTATTATTACACACTTGCTACTTTACTTAATGTGGGAGGGAGGGATAAAATTAAAAAGGCAGGGGGCGCTTGAGAAGCATAAGATGGCGCGAAAAGAAATCTTCCGACAATAAAAATAAGCCCACAGAAAAGGTTtctaaaataattgaaagattACAAAGTTGAGCACAATTTAATATCTTTTCCTTTGTCTTTAATTTCTATGTCAAATTCCCAATTCTAATCTATTAACTCACTCTAATTTTAGGGATTGGGGTTGGGGGTGTGGGAATGAATAATCATCTAAATTCCAATCTACCATGACTAAACTTTGAATATACTTGAGTTTTTTGCAATTTATGTCTAATCGTGATGGAATATCCGCCCTCTTCCCCAACCTACGGGACTAGCTTGCTGCAATGCGGGCTTTGGGCCCAAAAGAAACTAGGGGcgagtaaaaaaaagaaaatcgttcaatttttctttcctCTCCGGTCGAGCTTCTACACAAAAAGATATTAGGATAGTCAAAATAATCAAAAGAAGAAAGTCCTTTGTTAATCCACATTATATTTAAGAGATTTACACATAGTTCAAGATCCATCGTATTTGTGgggagtggttatggtgcataaggcatgtttatgcaccatgcataaatccCAGTCCATTTAGTGGTAGCCTAACATAATTGCTTCGTACACCACAACCCATTTCATCATACACTCCCCCCAACATAATTGTTTCGTACACCCAAACCAATTTCGTCATACACCTCCCAACATAATTGCTTCGTACACCCCAGCCCATTTCGTCATACGTCCCCCATCATAATTGTTTCGTACACCCCGGTccatttcgtcatacacccccaaGCCCATCTCCAAACTAATTGCAACTAACGATTATCATTTCTAATTCACTTTTCTGTCCAAAACCAAACCAACGCCAACAACAACACGAAATCATCATTCATCACCATCAcagaaatcatcatcatcaccgtcACCgaaatcatcatcaccatcaccgAAATCAACATTCATCGCCATCA
It contains:
- the LOC123910877 gene encoding BAG family molecular chaperone regulator 2-like translates to MMKLKSKRFCRSISKLGIGNKVATSTINDPKDCGEIKWELRPGGMLVQKRENNKSVGEIITIRVSTVSKWHDISIEETSTFGELKMVLSLVTNLEPREQRLLYRGKERDDNEFLHMIGVRDKDKVLLLEDPAIKEMKLLGLARGQSINNPCPTIRV